A single genomic interval of Antechinus flavipes isolate AdamAnt ecotype Samford, QLD, Australia chromosome 1, AdamAnt_v2, whole genome shotgun sequence harbors:
- the GPR20 gene encoding G-protein coupled receptor 20 — translation MPSSSPQESSLVVGPNATTPANSSLEESQFFYAFSLLDKELHDSFPSLWVALMAVNGTIFLVGVALNSLALYVFCFRTKTKTTSIIYTINLVVTDLLVGLSLPTRFIIYYGAQNCLNCSLVHVFSYFVNMYCSILFLTCICVDRYLAIVQLEASRKWRNPSCTKGICVFIWVFAVVVTFSVLTAAVQGGSCCRLFALTVFEYFLPLVVITFFTGRIMCALSKPNLMHQSRERRMRAVQLLLSVLIIFLVCFTPFHARQLAVSLRPQAVSKEAGLVAYHVTITLSSLNSCMDPIVYCFVTNSFQATVRGLFRRSEPEQTSGEVISMHKSSKGSLHNAIVPCPRAPTDGPRV, via the coding sequence ATGCCATCCTCCTCCCCTCAGGAATCCTCCCTTGTTGTCGGTCCCAACGCCACAACTCCAGCCAATAGCAGCCTGGAAGAGAGCCAGTTCTTCTACGCTTTCTCACTCCTGGACAAGGAGCTCCACGACAGCTTTCCCAGCCTGTGGGTGGCCCTGATGGCCGTCAATGGGACCATCTTCCTCGTGGGCGTGGCCCTCAACAGCCTGGCCCTCTACGTCTTCTGCTTCCGTACAAAGACTAAGACCACCTCCATCATCTACACCATCAACCTGGTGGTGACAGACCTGCTGGTGGGCCTGTCACTGCCCACGAGGTTCATCATCTACTATGGGGCTCAGAACTGTCTCAACTGCTCTCTGGTGCACGTCTTCAGCTACTTCGTCAACATGTACTGCTCCATTCTCTTTCTCACCTGCATCTGTGTGGACCGTTACCTGGCCATCGTCCAGCTGGAGGCCTCGAGGAAATGGAGGAACCCCAGCTGTACCAAAGGCATCTGCGTCTTCATCTGGGTCTTCGCCGTGGTGGTGACCTTCTCCGTCCTCACCGCGGCGGTGCAGGGAGGCTCCTGCTGCCGCCTCTTCGCCTTGACCGTCTTTGAGTACTTCCTGCCTCTGGTGGTCATCACCTTTTTCACAGGGAGGATCATGTGCGCTCTGTCCAAGCCCAACCTCATGCACCAGAGCCGCGAGCGGCGAATGCGCGCCGTCCAGTTACTCCTTTCGGTGCTCATCATCTTTCTGGTGTGCTTCACGCCGTTCCACGCGCGCCAGCTGGCCGTCTCCCTCCGTCCTCAAGCCGTGTCCAAAGAAGCGGGGCTGGTGGCTTACCACGTCACCATCACCCTCAGCAGCCTCAACAGCTGCATGGACCCCATCGTCTACTGCTTTGTGACCAACAGCTTCCAGGCCACCGTCCGGGGCCTCTTCCGCAGAAGCGAGCCGGAGCAGACCAGCGGGGAGGTCATCAGCATGCACAAGAGCTCCAAGGGCTCCCTCCACAACGCCATCGTCCCCTGCCCCCGCGCTCCCACCGACGGGCCCCGAGTGTAG